One Streptomyces sp. NBC_01217 genomic region harbors:
- a CDS encoding CBS domain-containing protein, which produces MTSARYTVDDVMTKTVVTVTPDTEFKEIAAAMERCKVSAVPVVEGGGRVVGVVSEADLLPKEEFHERGPGMIEDMRRLDDTAKAGSVRAEELMTSPAVTVRPDTLLPQAARLMAALRVKRLPVVDADGGLKGIVSRADLLKVFLRSDDELAAEIRREVVNRLFPASHRDVNVSVTRGVATLTGRVRDPALVPVAARLAQSVEGVVGVDCRIEGPAPA; this is translated from the coding sequence ATGACCTCCGCCCGGTACACCGTCGACGACGTCATGACGAAGACCGTCGTCACCGTCACCCCCGACACGGAATTCAAGGAGATCGCTGCCGCCATGGAGCGGTGCAAGGTCAGCGCCGTGCCCGTCGTCGAAGGCGGGGGCCGCGTCGTCGGCGTCGTCTCCGAGGCCGACCTGCTGCCGAAGGAGGAGTTCCACGAGCGCGGGCCCGGCATGATCGAGGACATGCGCCGCCTGGACGACACCGCGAAGGCGGGCTCGGTCCGGGCCGAGGAGCTGATGACGAGTCCCGCCGTCACGGTGCGGCCCGACACGCTCCTGCCGCAGGCCGCCCGGCTCATGGCCGCTCTGCGCGTCAAACGCCTCCCGGTCGTCGACGCCGACGGCGGCCTCAAGGGCATCGTCAGCCGCGCCGATCTCCTCAAGGTCTTCCTGCGCTCCGACGACGAGCTCGCCGCCGAGATACGCCGCGAGGTCGTCAACCGGCTGTTCCCCGCCTCGCACCGGGACGTGAATGTCAGCGTCACCCGGGGAGTGGCCACCCTCACCGGCCGCGTACGCGACCCCGCTCTCGTTCCCGTCGCCGCCCGGCTGGCTCAGTCCGTGGAGGGTGTGGTCGGCGTGGACTGCCGGATCGAAGGCCCGGCACCCGCCTGA
- a CDS encoding DUF4232 domain-containing protein: MRCTTRNGVTKASSVLLVVAALTGSLLAGAGSGAAAQGAASRRVPVAPCTNDRLVADGAQRVGSSQVRITVSNEGPTPCVLMGFPTVALAGQGPPDRNKPLDAVRQGTAEPVRLAVGGRASTQLSFTPVLGEADGYCASGATPSIAPSIVLGVGGAGQQLAPDDGGGFALCGNSVRVTAFRAAGS, encoded by the coding sequence ATGAGATGCACGACGCGAAACGGCGTGACCAAGGCCTCGTCCGTGTTGCTCGTGGTGGCTGCTCTGACCGGCAGCCTGCTGGCGGGCGCCGGTTCCGGGGCAGCGGCACAGGGGGCAGCCTCGCGGCGGGTCCCGGTCGCTCCGTGCACGAACGACCGGCTCGTCGCGGACGGCGCGCAGCGGGTGGGGTCGAGCCAGGTACGGATCACCGTCAGCAACGAGGGGCCGACGCCGTGTGTGCTGATGGGCTTTCCCACTGTGGCTCTCGCGGGTCAGGGTCCGCCCGACAGGAACAAACCCCTCGATGCCGTGCGCCAGGGCACGGCGGAGCCGGTGCGGCTGGCAGTCGGCGGCCGAGCCTCGACGCAGCTCTCCTTCACGCCGGTGCTCGGTGAGGCAGACGGGTACTGCGCCTCCGGTGCCACGCCGTCCATCGCGCCCTCGATCGTGCTGGGTGTCGGGGGCGCAGGACAGCAGCTGGCGCCGGATGACGGCGGCGGCTTCGCGCTCTGCGGCAACAGCGTCCGTGTCACCGCCTTCCGCGCCGCCGGCTCCTGA
- a CDS encoding universal stress protein, which produces MQFPVVVGVDGSMGSLRALDWAAQEAARSRLPLRVVHASLWERYEGMRPTFDTERPAEQILAEHLVASAQERAHRLHAEVSVVADIQPEDPVNALVHESQEAALVVVGSRGRGRIAGMLLGSVGLALAGRSRCPVVVVPATVPDVQPKPGRVVVGIGDAPGPSAAARFAFDRAASRHGELVAVRAWRCPVHETADHPLLADSPASAHRQRAEEHLENVLAVLERTGAEAAVQRSVVQGPVHQILIEAAVGAELLVVGAHRAGGPRGLLIGPVNHAVLHYAPCPVAVVPDTR; this is translated from the coding sequence ATGCAGTTCCCGGTGGTCGTCGGAGTGGACGGATCAATGGGCAGTCTGCGCGCCCTGGACTGGGCGGCGCAGGAGGCGGCGCGCTCACGGCTTCCTCTGCGCGTCGTCCACGCCTCGTTGTGGGAACGCTACGAGGGCATGCGTCCCACCTTCGACACCGAGCGTCCCGCCGAGCAGATCCTCGCCGAACATCTCGTCGCGTCCGCTCAGGAGCGCGCGCACCGCCTGCATGCGGAGGTGAGCGTGGTCGCCGACATACAGCCCGAGGACCCGGTCAACGCACTGGTGCACGAGAGCCAGGAGGCGGCCCTCGTCGTCGTCGGATCCCGTGGCCGCGGCCGGATCGCTGGGATGCTCCTCGGGTCCGTCGGCCTCGCTCTCGCGGGCCGGTCCCGCTGCCCGGTGGTGGTGGTCCCGGCGACCGTGCCGGACGTTCAGCCGAAGCCGGGCCGCGTCGTCGTCGGGATCGGCGACGCCCCGGGACCGTCGGCGGCCGCCCGATTCGCATTCGACCGGGCGGCATCGCGCCACGGCGAACTGGTCGCCGTACGGGCCTGGCGCTGCCCCGTCCACGAAACCGCGGATCATCCGCTTCTCGCGGACTCCCCGGCCTCCGCACACCGTCAACGGGCCGAGGAGCACCTCGAAAACGTCCTGGCGGTACTGGAGCGGACCGGCGCCGAAGCCGCTGTCCAACGCTCGGTGGTGCAGGGACCTGTGCACCAGATACTGATCGAGGCCGCCGTCGGCGCGGAACTCCTGGTCGTCGGCGCACACCGCGCGGGGGGACCCCGCGGGCTGCTCATAGGCCCGGTGAACCACGCGGTGCTGCACTACGCCCCCTGTCCCGTGGCCGTGGTCCCGGACACCCGCTGA
- a CDS encoding universal stress protein, with the protein MSGTGSSVTTTGPVVVGTDGSDHATRALRWAAGEAAASGRPLRIVYATETSHGSPYLSQEDIQEVDGLAEDVLEEAAALARRLAPAVRVTTTLCENGATECLLGEADPDATIVVGSRGRGGFVSLLVGSVSLGVAARSPVPVVVVPGGADREPAGVVLAAARDERDQETLRLAAQLAEHNGGALRVLSAWVFLANVGSMATMFEDADRLAADQTAATARLVEPVRKEFPDLTVTERVVRAGSVSEVLVAATAEVDMIVIGSRRRTHPVGSPLGSVTHAVLHHAHCPVVLVPHA; encoded by the coding sequence ATGAGCGGCACTGGATCGAGCGTGACCACGACGGGACCGGTCGTGGTCGGCACCGATGGTTCCGATCACGCGACGCGGGCCCTGCGGTGGGCGGCGGGTGAGGCCGCCGCCAGCGGCCGGCCGCTGCGGATCGTGTACGCCACCGAGACGAGCCACGGAAGTCCGTACCTTTCCCAGGAGGACATCCAGGAGGTCGACGGCCTGGCGGAAGACGTGCTGGAAGAGGCTGCCGCACTCGCACGCCGGCTCGCTCCCGCCGTCCGGGTGACGACGACCCTGTGCGAGAACGGGGCGACTGAATGCCTGCTCGGCGAAGCCGACCCCGATGCCACGATCGTCGTGGGCTCCCGTGGGCGCGGCGGATTCGTGTCCCTGCTGGTCGGTTCGGTCTCGCTCGGGGTGGCAGCGCGCTCCCCGGTTCCCGTTGTCGTCGTCCCCGGCGGCGCCGACCGCGAACCGGCAGGTGTCGTCCTGGCCGCCGCACGGGACGAGCGTGACCAGGAGACACTCCGCCTTGCCGCCCAGCTGGCCGAGCACAACGGCGGCGCACTGCGGGTGCTCAGTGCCTGGGTCTTCCTGGCGAACGTCGGCAGCATGGCGACGATGTTCGAGGATGCGGACCGGCTTGCCGCAGATCAGACGGCGGCGACCGCCCGGCTCGTCGAGCCCGTGCGCAAGGAGTTCCCGGACCTCACGGTGACCGAGCGCGTCGTCCGTGCCGGATCCGTCTCCGAGGTGCTGGTGGCGGCGACCGCCGAGGTGGACATGATCGTCATCGGATCCCGTCGGCGTACCCACCCCGTCGGCTCTCCGCTCGGCAGTGTGACCCATGCCGTCCTGCACCATGCGCACTGCCCGGTCGTCCTCGTTCCTCACGCCTGA
- a CDS encoding zinc-dependent alcohol dehydrogenase family protein yields the protein MKALVFQGPGQTAWQDVADPEVKDAADAVVRVDVVTICGTDLHIVKGDVPEVTPGRVLGHEAVGTVVETGADVRTVRPGDRVLISCISACGRCRFCREGRYGQCRGGGGWVLGHTIDGTQAEYVRVPFADLSVHSLPASVQSHDGVLLADIFPTSYEVGVLNGGVRPGDTVVVVGAGPIGLAAVLGTALYSPGRVIAVDLAESRLAAARSLGADATVNAAEEPERLVEDLTEGLGADVVMEAVGVPETFEMCTRMVRPGGHVANIGVHGKPVTLHLEDLWAKDITITTGLVDTCSTPMLLRMLAAGRLPSSRLITHRFELGQMEEAYDVFSRAGETGALKVVLGGPQHNEITVPAQP from the coding sequence GTGAAGGCACTCGTTTTCCAGGGCCCGGGGCAGACCGCTTGGCAGGACGTTGCGGACCCCGAGGTGAAGGACGCCGCCGATGCCGTCGTGCGCGTCGACGTCGTCACCATCTGCGGTACCGACCTGCACATCGTCAAGGGCGACGTGCCCGAGGTGACTCCCGGCCGGGTGCTGGGGCACGAAGCCGTCGGCACCGTGGTCGAGACCGGGGCCGACGTCCGTACGGTCCGCCCCGGCGACCGTGTCCTGATCTCGTGCATTTCCGCGTGCGGCCGGTGCCGCTTCTGCCGTGAGGGCCGCTACGGCCAGTGCCGTGGCGGTGGCGGCTGGGTGCTCGGCCACACCATCGACGGCACCCAGGCGGAATACGTACGGGTCCCCTTCGCCGACCTGTCCGTGCACTCCCTGCCGGCCTCCGTCCAGAGCCACGACGGCGTACTGCTCGCCGACATCTTCCCGACCTCCTACGAGGTCGGCGTCCTGAACGGCGGCGTACGGCCCGGCGACACGGTCGTCGTGGTGGGCGCAGGCCCCATCGGGCTCGCCGCCGTCCTCGGCACGGCCCTCTACAGCCCGGGACGTGTCATCGCCGTCGACCTCGCCGAGTCCCGGCTGGCCGCCGCGCGCTCCCTGGGCGCGGATGCGACGGTGAACGCGGCCGAGGAACCCGAACGGCTCGTCGAGGACCTCACCGAGGGGCTCGGCGCCGATGTCGTCATGGAGGCCGTCGGTGTGCCCGAGACCTTCGAGATGTGTACGCGCATGGTCCGGCCCGGGGGCCACGTCGCGAACATCGGTGTCCATGGCAAGCCGGTGACGCTGCACCTCGAAGACCTGTGGGCCAAGGACATCACCATCACCACGGGGCTGGTCGACACCTGCTCCACGCCCATGCTGCTGCGCATGCTGGCCGCCGGGCGGCTTCCTTCGTCCCGTCTGATCACCCACCGCTTCGAACTGGGGCAGATGGAGGAGGCCTATGACGTCTTCTCCCGCGCCGGGGAAACCGGTGCGCTCAAGGTGGTGCTGGGGGGACCGCAGCACAACGAGATCACCGTCCCGGCTCAGCCGTGA
- a CDS encoding response regulator transcription factor has protein sequence MSEETGFSERNPIRVFLLDDHEVVRRGVQDLLDAEPDIQVVGDAGTADHALARGPALRPDVAILDVRLPDGDGITVCRELRSRMPDLACLMLTSFDDDEALLDAIMAGAAGYVLKEIKGSDLVAAVRVLAAGRSTLDPATTARLMNSLREEGSGTEPEADDALSALSSREKDVLALIGEGLTNSQIGKRLYLSEKTVKNHISRLLAKLGVERRIQAAVIAAHATESSPPCAGRRQM, from the coding sequence ATGAGCGAGGAGACGGGGTTCTCGGAGAGGAACCCGATCCGCGTGTTCCTGCTCGACGACCACGAGGTGGTCAGGCGGGGGGTGCAGGATCTGCTCGACGCGGAACCCGACATCCAGGTCGTCGGCGACGCCGGCACGGCCGATCACGCGCTGGCCCGTGGCCCGGCCCTCCGCCCCGACGTCGCGATTCTCGATGTGCGGCTGCCGGACGGCGACGGAATCACCGTCTGCCGTGAACTGCGCTCACGGATGCCGGACCTGGCCTGTCTGATGCTCACGTCCTTCGACGACGACGAAGCGCTGCTCGACGCCATCATGGCCGGTGCGGCAGGCTACGTACTCAAGGAGATCAAGGGTTCGGACCTCGTCGCCGCCGTCCGCGTACTGGCTGCCGGGCGCTCGACCCTCGACCCGGCGACCACGGCACGGCTGATGAACAGCTTGCGCGAGGAAGGATCCGGCACCGAACCCGAGGCTGACGACGCCCTGTCGGCGCTGTCCTCGCGGGAGAAGGACGTCCTCGCCCTGATCGGTGAAGGACTCACCAACAGCCAGATCGGCAAGCGCCTGTATCTGTCGGAGAAGACGGTCAAGAACCATATTTCGCGTCTGCTGGCCAAACTGGGGGTCGAGCGCCGCATCCAGGCGGCCGTGATCGCCGCGCACGCCACGGAGTCCTCCCCGCCCTGTGCCGGACGGCGCCAGATGTGA
- a CDS encoding sensor histidine kinase — MGDKGTGPCGEERRRLSTLPQDLQGRLDVVKRGPETALLLDAVMSVGRGLDLPQVLRRIVEAAVVVVDAEYGALGVVGEGTRLTQFLPVGITKEKREAIGPLPEGHGILGELIRHPEPLRLAELCEHPSSYGFPPNHPPMHSFLGVPIRVRDEVFGNLYLTEKRGGRAFDSEDETVLSTLAVAAGVAIENARLYAETRDRQRWQAANSEIVAALLSGADEAHVLQMIVDHSLRILAADLGVLVLPAGAKSLRVALASGVDAETHRGLVLSRAGSFAGAALDAGEPITSFDAAHDPRFTEGTSGWTGLGPAVAVPMATGKNPRGVLLLARVRECPAFTDSETAPLLAFAGQAALAMELTERRESAKQLALLEDRDRIARDLHDLAIQRLFATGMTLQSVVRLVELPQASERLLRAVDDLDETIKIIRSTIFGLRARESGRAGQGLRARTVTTVEQAARSLGFQPSLRMGGLIDTDVPAEIADQVITVLGESLSNVTRHARATAVDISLVVGEGALELVVSDNGVGMPVHGGSRSGLDNLARRAEKLGGEMAVGASAHGGTRLSWRVPLRLS, encoded by the coding sequence GTGGGCGACAAGGGAACCGGCCCGTGCGGCGAGGAGCGTCGGCGGCTCAGCACGTTGCCGCAGGACCTCCAGGGGCGCCTCGATGTGGTGAAGCGCGGCCCTGAGACGGCCCTGCTGCTGGACGCCGTCATGTCGGTGGGCCGGGGGCTCGACCTGCCCCAGGTGCTGCGCCGGATCGTCGAGGCCGCGGTCGTCGTGGTCGATGCCGAGTACGGGGCCCTGGGAGTGGTCGGCGAGGGAACCCGGCTCACGCAGTTCCTGCCGGTGGGAATCACGAAGGAGAAGCGCGAGGCCATCGGCCCGCTGCCCGAAGGGCACGGCATCCTCGGTGAGCTGATCCGCCACCCCGAACCGTTGCGCCTCGCGGAGCTCTGCGAACATCCGTCGTCCTACGGGTTTCCGCCGAATCACCCTCCGATGCACTCGTTCCTCGGGGTTCCCATCCGGGTCCGCGACGAAGTGTTCGGCAATCTGTATCTCACCGAGAAACGGGGAGGCCGCGCATTCGACTCCGAGGACGAGACCGTGCTGTCGACGCTCGCGGTGGCCGCCGGAGTGGCCATCGAGAACGCCCGTCTGTACGCGGAGACGCGCGACCGTCAGCGCTGGCAGGCAGCGAACAGCGAGATCGTCGCGGCCCTGCTGAGCGGTGCGGACGAGGCGCACGTCCTGCAGATGATCGTCGATCACTCCTTGCGCATTCTCGCCGCGGATCTCGGCGTTCTGGTACTTCCGGCCGGGGCGAAGTCCCTCCGGGTGGCACTGGCGTCGGGCGTGGACGCCGAGACGCATCGCGGTCTGGTTCTGTCACGAGCGGGATCGTTCGCCGGCGCGGCTCTCGACGCGGGTGAGCCGATCACCAGCTTCGATGCCGCACACGATCCGAGATTCACCGAAGGGACCTCGGGGTGGACGGGCCTCGGCCCGGCCGTAGCGGTTCCGATGGCGACGGGGAAGAACCCCCGCGGGGTGCTGCTGCTGGCCCGGGTGCGGGAGTGCCCCGCTTTCACCGATTCGGAGACCGCGCCCCTGCTGGCGTTCGCCGGGCAGGCGGCCCTGGCGATGGAGCTCACCGAACGGCGCGAGTCGGCCAAGCAGCTCGCCCTGCTGGAGGACCGGGACCGCATCGCCCGGGATCTGCACGACCTCGCCATTCAACGGCTGTTCGCCACCGGAATGACGCTCCAGAGCGTGGTGCGGCTGGTTGAACTGCCACAGGCCAGCGAGCGGCTGCTCCGCGCGGTGGACGATCTGGACGAGACCATCAAGATCATCCGGTCCACCATCTTCGGCCTCCGCGCCCGTGAGTCGGGCCGGGCCGGCCAGGGGCTGCGAGCCCGCACGGTGACCACGGTCGAGCAGGCCGCCCGGTCCCTGGGCTTTCAGCCGTCCCTGCGGATGGGAGGGCTGATCGACACGGATGTGCCGGCCGAGATCGCCGATCAGGTGATCACGGTCCTCGGAGAGTCGCTGAGCAACGTCACCCGCCATGCACGGGCGACGGCGGTGGACATCTCCCTGGTGGTGGGTGAGGGGGCGCTGGAACTCGTGGTGTCCGACAACGGTGTGGGCATGCCCGTGCACGGCGGATCCCGGAGCGGGCTCGACAACCTCGCACGGCGCGCGGAGAAGCTCGGCGGCGAGATGGCCGTGGGTGCGTCGGCGCACGGTGGCACCCGGCTGAGCTGGCGTGTTCCGCTGCGGCTTTCCTGA